The following coding sequences lie in one Miscanthus floridulus cultivar M001 chromosome 9, ASM1932011v1, whole genome shotgun sequence genomic window:
- the LOC136479607 gene encoding uncharacterized protein, whose product MYDGSEVTCYDKLRLTKRNFHDLCTMLRETCGLHDSVYSNKASACYKTKVVKNWDALSTIYSVDHANREGAKTGAESAQDSLEQADDASPELPQKRQRTGDAILYMLGDMKTSFKNALKSTEPLPLPHVTPTAEIFAARQMIPDFARCVMLKSYGKLILNERLFQALMELPMAMRKEWLLMLNEKDVN is encoded by the exons ATGTATGATGGATCTGAAGTTACATGCTATGATAAGTTGCGTTTGACTAAAAGGAACTTCCATGATCTATGCACCATGTTGCGTGAGACGTGTGGTCTCCATGACAGTGTATAT AGTAACAAGGCATCAGCTTGTTACAAGACCAAAGTAGTGAAGAATTGGGATGCACTCAGCACTATTtactcagttgatcatgccaatCGGGAAGGAGCCAAGACTGGTGCTGAAAGTGCTCAAGATTCACTTGAACAAGCTGATGATGCATCCCCGGAGTTGCCCCAAAAGAGGCAGCGAACTGGTGATGCAATTCTCTACATGCTTGGAGATATGAAGACCTCATTCAAAAATGCTTTGAAGTCAACTGAGCCATTACCCCTGCCCCATGTCACCCCTACTGCTGAAATCTTTGCTGCACGTCAAATGATACCAGATTTTGCTAGGTGTGTCATGCTGAAATCTTATGGGAAACTAATCCTTAATGAGCGCTTATTCCAAGCGCTTATGGAGCTTCCCATGGCCATGAGGAAGGAATGGCTCTTGATGTTGAATGAGAAGGATGTCAATTGA